DNA sequence from the Dreissena polymorpha isolate Duluth1 chromosome 3, UMN_Dpol_1.0, whole genome shotgun sequence genome:
GACCGAAGGAAGGGAGACGTTAGCTTACGCCGAGCTTATGCAGCGGCTTCAGGAGCGCTTTGGTGCCAGGGAGCTCCCAGCAACCGCGCAGGGTCGTTTCAAGATTGACCAACAAGAAGTAGGCGAGTCCCTGGACGATTGGTCCGATCGGGTGCTGACGCTGGCAACAACGGCATTTCGTGATCTGCCCTATGCGTACGCCACTGAGCAGGCAGTGACGAAGATTTGTCACGGTTTGCTTGACAAGGAGGCCGGCAAGCATGTAAGCCTGCAGTTACCCACATTGATGGGAGATGCGATGAACATGATGAAGatatatagccatgttcagtTGGCTTGCGCAGCGGCTCCGAGGGATAGCCAAGAGAGTGAGCGAGAAGAGTCGAGGTGTGTTCATGAGGTGAGAAGAGCACCCTCTCCAGATACGGTAATCGGGTTggcggtcgacaaattgacccaggtggtcgaTCGGCTGCTGGGTTCTGTGGGGCAATTATCGGACTCTCGTGGGGGCCAGGACGATGATTCTCGCGTCAGACAACCGGTTCAGGTGTTCCGTTCCGATGAAGACGAGGGATTGTATGGCGAGTATGCGGCCGAAGGTTCCAATGAAGATGGCAGCCAGAACCGGGGGTTCAACAAGCAACGCCACGTTAGGTGTCACGAGGGCACGGGTGGCGGCGGTCCACGTGGGCATCGGAACCAACATGCCTACGAAAGGGGATCAGGCCCAAATGCTTACCAAGGGAGCGCCGGTAACTGGCGAAACAACGGGTACCGTAGTGGATACCAAAATTCAAATGTCCGCCCGAGGGATCGAAGCGAGGCAGGTATGGTTCAAATTGGGGCGAGTATCCCGGGATGGCGAGGCGGGACATATCGTGCTTGTTTGGTGATTTGGAACATTTCCGTAGTGGTTGTCGTGTGGGCGCCGGGTCCGTCGCCAACAATGATGAGTCGATACCGATGTCAGTTACCGAGGCGGCTGAGCAGCAGAGTAGACCGAAAGTAGGTCGCGTCAACCAGTTGGGTTCAGCTGCGCAGTTTTGTTTGAAGGTTCAGGTTGGTGACGTAATGGTTGATGCAGTGATTGATTCGACAGCGGAGGTCAGCCTCATTTCAGATCGGGTCTATAAGGCCATGAAGCAGCCACCTCCCAAGCAGCGTGATGTGAAGCTGTTTATGACAGGAAAAGATGCCTCCATGCAGGATTTTGTCGTAGGCCCAGTTAAGTTAAAGATTGGTAACTACTGGTATCAGCAGCATTTGTATGTAGCCCCGACAGATGTCGATATGCTACTTGGTTTTGACATTTTGATGAATCCGGGCAGGGCCATCGTCAATATGGCAGAGGCCACTATTATTTTTGATGGGCAGGTTTTGAGCCTCGAGGGGGGAAGCCTACAGCATACCGACCCCGTGCATGACGCAGTTCCGTTTGCGTTGCCGACAGCTTCAGAAATCGTCCGGGATCCACAGATGGTCACCGATGAGAGCACTGAGCGGGACCATGGGGGTTAAAGTTATGTCGGTACGTTTCGCGTGCAGCGGGTGGCGTTCCAGTCTGGAGATAGGGCCACCCCGACCGCCGGACATGCAGATCCGGCTGGCGTCACCGCGGAAGACAGCCGGGAGAAAGCGTCCAGTTGTGGTGTCACCGCGGCAGACTGTCGGAAAAGGGCTTCCGGTTATGGCGTAACATCGGAAGTCCGCTGGAACAGTGCGTGCGGTTACCGAGTCTCCACTAGTAACATCAAGCTGCCGACCGTTCAAgaagttgtccgtcacattggggtgtgcaccgacgAGAGCACTGAAGGAGGCAACTGTAAGACTGGCGGCGTCGGCGGCAGAGAAGACGAGTTCACCGAAGGCATCGATGATGCGGTTCCGTTGCAGCTATCTACAGTTTGcgaagttgtccgtcacattggggtgtgcaccgacatgAGCACTGTAAGGGGCAACGGTGAGTCTGGCGGCGTCGGTGACGGTGAAGCTACAGCGGAGGGAGAAAACAGTTGCAAGCCGTATCCAGTCCAGCAGGGATCTTCcagatttgtttattttatttttattttttgttatgctTGGCTTCGCCATCGGTGTTGCGGAGTATTCACGTTCCCATTTCCTTTCAGTTTGGACACTGGCTTTGAGGTGGATGAGATTCTGCTTCTAAATGATGTGGATGGGTTGGGCCCTCGATCTAACCCAAGTTGGGCGGCACATATGGACGACGAAGACAGGGCGGAACAGGAGGTTGTCGAGATGGACACTAGCGAGATCGTCCCGATCGCAGCcctagaagagtcgtctagctacggggactctgtcggcatagtccttacagagttgcccaagagacctgccggcatagtcccgcaggaggtgtccagtgtgggcaacgcagccctagaagagtcgtctagctacgggaactctgtcggcatagtccttacagagttgcccaagagacctgccggcatagtcccgcaggagttgtccattTTTCGGaacacgtcagaagaatcgtctagctacgggaactctgtcggcatagtccttacagagttgcccaagagacctgccggcatagtcccgcaggagttgtccagttttcggaacatgtcagaagaatcgtctagctacgggaactctgtcggcatagtccttacagagttgcccaagagacctgccggcatagtcccgcaggagttgtccagttttcggaacacgtcagaagaatcgtctagctacgggaactctgtcggcatagtccttacagagttgcccaagagacttgccggcatagtcccgcaggagttgcccagttttcggagcacgtcagaagaatcgtctagctacgggaaccctgtcggcatagtccttacagggttgcccaagagacctgtcggcatagtcccgcaggagttgtccagttttcggaacacgtcagaagaatcgtctagctacgggaaccctGTCGGCACAGTCTTtacagggttgcccaagagacctgtcggcatagaCCCACGGGGACCTTTCAGGCGTGGCTCTGTAGGGTGGCGACCCTCAAGTTCTCGCCGttgggagcggtcccagcggtggaaaTTAGTTAAGTGTGTAAGCGAGCGTGGGGGCCTGAAGTTATTATCTATTTAAAGGGTGGGGGTGGGTACctctg
Encoded proteins:
- the LOC127874781 gene encoding uncharacterized protein LOC127874781: MSTVRGNGESGGVGDGEATAEGENSCKPYPVQQGSSRFVYFIFIFCYAWLRHRCCGVFTFPFPFSLDTGFEVDEILLLNDVDGLGPRSNPSWAAHMDDEDRAEQEVVEMDTSEIVPIAALEESSSYGDSVGIVLTELPKRPAGIVPQEVSSVGNAALEESSSYGNSVGIVLTELPKRPAGIVPQELSIFRNTSEESSSYGNSVGIVLTELPKRPAGIVPQELSSFRNMSEESSSYGNSVGIVLTELPKRPAGIVPQELSSFRNTSEESSSYGNSVGIVLTELPKRLAGIVPQELPSFRSTSEESSSYGNPVGIVLTGLPKRPVGIVPQELSSFRNTSEESSSYGNPVGTVFTGLPKRPVGIDPRGPFRRGSVGWRPSSSRRWERSQRWKLVKCVSERGGLKLLSI